The DNA region AGTCTCGGTAGGGCGGAATAGCGTAGCGTATTCCGCCACTTCAGCCGGGATGCAGGAACGGCGGAATACGCTACGCTATTCCGCCCTACAGCTGGATGCAGTTTCTCCTCAGGCTGGCTCGCGCATGGCGACGCCCTTGTCCTTCAGCAGCGCCTGCAGCTCGCCGGCCTGGAACATCTCGCGGACGATATCGCAGCCGCCGATGAACTCGCCCTTGATGTAGAGCTGCGGGATGGTCGGCCAGTTGGAATAGTCCTTGATGCCCTGGCGGACCTCGTCGGATTCCAGCACGTTGATGCCCTTGTAGGGCACGCCGAGATAGTCGAGAACCTGGACCACCTGCCCGGAGAAGCCGCACATCGGCATGTCGGGCGAGCCCTTCATGAACAGGACAACGTCATTGCCCTTCACCTCGGCGTCGATGGTGTCGTGGATGCTCATGGCGGCAATCCCTTTCTGCGCCTCGCGCGCGTCTCTCTCGGAACGGAAAGGTGGGAGGCCCGCTGCCGAAGGCAAGGGGCGGGCGCTCGGGTTGGGTGCTTGGGGCCGGGCGCTTGGGGCCGGGCGCTTGGGGCCGGCGGTCAGTGCACCGGCGCGGTGTCCGGCGTCGCGGTGTGCAGCGCCAGCGCGTGCAGCTCGCCGCCCAGGCTGCCCTTGAGCGCGGCATAGACGAGCTGGTGCTGCTGAACCCGGGATTTGCCGCGGAACGCCTCCGAAATCACCAGCGCCGAATAATGGTCGCCGTCACCGGCCAGATCCTTGATCATCACCACCGCGTCGGGCAGCGACGCCTTGATCAGCCGTTCGATTTCGTCAGCCTTCATCGCCATGCGGCGGGTCTCCTTCACAAATCCAAGGCTCACTCGCCGAAAATCCTCTTCGAGGCAGGATTTTCGGCGACCGGAATGCGGAACTCCGGCCGGCGACCGGATTCCGCATCACGCCGGCCCCGCCATGTAGGCCGGCAGCCAGGATTCGTGAGCCGTCTTCAGATCGCCAATCAATATTGGGCGCTCGCCCGGCAGGGTCAATCGATCGCCGCCCGTGGTGCCGAGTCGCAGCGCCGGCACGCCGGCCGCCGCTGCCCGGCTGGCGAACGCCGCAGCGTCGGCAGCGGTAACCGTGACGAGGTAACGGGCCTGATCCTCGCCGAACAGCGCGGCATGGGCAGGGCCGTCCGGCAGGGTGTCGATGGCGGCGCCGATGCCCGAGGCCATCGCCATCTCGGCCAGCGCGATGGCCAAGCCGCCGTCCGACAGGTCGTGCACCGCGCTCGCCATGCCCTCGGTGATCAGCGCCCGCACGAAATCGCCGTTGCGGCGTTCGGCGGCGAGGTCGACCGGCGGCGGCGCCCCGGCCTCGCGGCCGACGATGTCGCGCAGGTAGGCCGACTGGCCGAGCCAGCCCGCGGTCTCGCCGACCAGGAAGATCGCTTCGCCTTCGGCGCTGAAGGCGATGGTGGCGGTCCTGGCGTAATCGTCGATCACGCCGACGCCGCCGATGGTTGGCGTGGGCAGGATGCCGCGGCCGTTGGTCTCGTTGTAGAGGCTGACATTGCCCGACACGATCGGGAAATCGAGCGCGCGGCAGGCCTCGGCGATGCCCTTCAGGCAGAACACGAACTGGCCCATGATCTCGGGCCGCTCGGGATTGCCGAAATTGAGGTTGTCGGTGACCGCCAGCGGCTTGGCCCCGGTTGCGGTGAGGTTGCGCCACGCTTCCGCCACCGCCTGCTTGCCGCCCTCGAACGGGTCGGCCTCGCAATAGCGCGGGGTGACATCGGTGGTCATCGCCAACGCTTTCGTCTGGTCGGGCGCGATGCGCACCACGCCGGCATCGCCGCCGGGGCGCTGCACGGTGTTGCCGAGGATCATGTAGTCGTACTGCTCCCACACCCAGCGCTTGGAGCACAGATCGGGGGTGGCCAGCAGCTTGAGCAGCGCGTCGGCATTCGACATTGGTGCCGGGATGGCCGAGGCCTCCAGCACCGGCCACGGCGCCGGCTTGATCCACGGCCGGTCATAGACCGGCGCTTCGTCGCCGAGTTCCTTGATCGGCAGATCGGCCATCACCTTGCCGTGACGCTTGACCACGAAGCGCAGCGTGTCGGTGGTGTGGCCGACCACGGCGAAATCGAGCCCCCATTTGCGGAAGATCGCCTCGGCCTCTTCTTCCTTCTCGGGCTTGAGCACCATGAGCATGCGCTCCTGGCTTTCGGAGAGCATCATCTCGTAGGCGGTCATGCCGGTCTCGCGGCAGGGCACCTTGTCGAGGTCGAGCTCGACGCCGAGATTGCCCTTGGCGCCCATCTCGACCGCCGAGCAGGTGAGGCCGGCCGCGCCCATGTCCTGGATGGCGACGACGCAATCCTTGGCCATGATCTCCAGGCAGGCTTCGAGCAGCAGCTTCTCGGCAAACGGGTCGCCGACCTGCACGGTCGGGCGCTTCTCCTCCGAGCCCTCGCCGAACTCGGCGGAGGCCATGGTGGCGCCGCCCATGCCGTCGCGCCCGGTCTTGGAGCCGAGATAGACGATGGGCAGGCCGACGCCGGCCGCGGCGGCGTAGAAGATGCCGTCGGTCTTGGCGAGTCCCACCGCCATGGCGTTGATCAGGCAGTTGCCGTCATAGCGGGTGTGGAAGCCGACGCCGCCGGCAATGGTCGGCACGCCGAACGAATTGCCATAGCCGCCGATGCCGGCGACCGAGCCGGCGAGCACGGGCCGGGTCTTGGGGTGGTCGGGGTGGCCGTAGCGCAGGAAGTTGAGCGCCGCGATCGGCCGCGCGCCCATGGTGAACACGTCGCGCAGGATGCCGCCGACCCCGGTGGTCGCGCCCTGATAGGGCTCGATATAGGAGGGGTGGTTGTGGCTCTCCATCTTGAACACCACCGCGTCGCCATCGCCGATGTCGATGACGCCGGCGTTCTCGCCCGGGCCCTGGATCACCCAGGGCGCCTCGGTGGGCAGAGTGCGCAGATGGATGCGCGAGGACTTATACGAGCAGTGCTCGTTCCACATCGCCGAGAAGATGCCGAGCTCGGTGAAGGTCGGCTCGCGGCCGATCAGGTCGAGAATGCGCTGATATTCGTCGGGCTTCAGCCCGTGCTCGGCGATGAGTGCGGGGGTGATGGCGGGCTCGGGCGGCGTGGTGGCGTGTGTCATGCGATTGAAATGGCGCGATCGGGACCGACCAGGGTCCGTGCGGGAGGTCGAGGGGCTTCTAACCCGGTTTTGCGGATTGCGCACCCCGGCGATGGGGTGGGGCTATTCGGCGAGATCGAGCGCCGTGAGCGTCAGGGGCAAAGCAGGGGCCAGGAGTGGCGTCAGGGTCTCGTCGGCGGCATGGGCGACGATGTCGCGATAGCCGAGCGGCGCCGGGTCGCGGTGGATGTGGGTGACGAGGTGGATGGCGTCGATCACCCACAGCTCGCGCACGCCGA from Blastochloris tepida includes:
- the purL gene encoding phosphoribosylformylglycinamidine synthase subunit PurL, which translates into the protein MTHATTPPEPAITPALIAEHGLKPDEYQRILDLIGREPTFTELGIFSAMWNEHCSYKSSRIHLRTLPTEAPWVIQGPGENAGVIDIGDGDAVVFKMESHNHPSYIEPYQGATTGVGGILRDVFTMGARPIAALNFLRYGHPDHPKTRPVLAGSVAGIGGYGNSFGVPTIAGGVGFHTRYDGNCLINAMAVGLAKTDGIFYAAAAGVGLPIVYLGSKTGRDGMGGATMASAEFGEGSEEKRPTVQVGDPFAEKLLLEACLEIMAKDCVVAIQDMGAAGLTCSAVEMGAKGNLGVELDLDKVPCRETGMTAYEMMLSESQERMLMVLKPEKEEEAEAIFRKWGLDFAVVGHTTDTLRFVVKRHGKVMADLPIKELGDEAPVYDRPWIKPAPWPVLEASAIPAPMSNADALLKLLATPDLCSKRWVWEQYDYMILGNTVQRPGGDAGVVRIAPDQTKALAMTTDVTPRYCEADPFEGGKQAVAEAWRNLTATGAKPLAVTDNLNFGNPERPEIMGQFVFCLKGIAEACRALDFPIVSGNVSLYNETNGRGILPTPTIGGVGVIDDYARTATIAFSAEGEAIFLVGETAGWLGQSAYLRDIVGREAGAPPPVDLAAERRNGDFVRALITEGMASAVHDLSDGGLAIALAEMAMASGIGAAIDTLPDGPAHAALFGEDQARYLVTVTAADAAAFASRAAAAGVPALRLGTTGGDRLTLPGERPILIGDLKTAHESWLPAYMAGPA
- the grxD gene encoding Grx4 family monothiol glutaredoxin, which encodes MSIHDTIDAEVKGNDVVLFMKGSPDMPMCGFSGQVVQVLDYLGVPYKGINVLESDEVRQGIKDYSNWPTIPQLYIKGEFIGGCDIVREMFQAGELQALLKDKGVAMREPA
- a CDS encoding BolA family protein; its protein translation is MAMKADEIERLIKASLPDAVVMIKDLAGDGDHYSALVISEAFRGKSRVQQHQLVYAALKGSLGGELHALALHTATPDTAPVH